In Propionicimonas paludicola, a single window of DNA contains:
- the nrdR gene encoding transcriptional regulator NrdR, producing the protein MHCPFCRHTDTRVLDSRVAEDGTSIRRRRQCPLCERRFTTLEQMQLVVVKRSGVVEPFSREKVITGVAKACKGRPVSESDLARLGQRVEETLRASGQAEIPADEVGLTILGPLSELDPVAYLRFASVYKHYDTVEDFETEIDNLRRAALVTN; encoded by the coding sequence ATGCACTGCCCGTTCTGCCGGCACACCGACACCCGAGTCCTCGATTCCCGCGTAGCCGAGGACGGCACCAGCATTCGCCGTCGTCGGCAGTGCCCGCTCTGCGAGCGCCGGTTCACGACGCTTGAGCAGATGCAGCTGGTCGTGGTCAAGCGCTCGGGAGTGGTCGAGCCCTTCTCCCGCGAGAAGGTGATCACCGGAGTCGCGAAGGCCTGCAAGGGCCGTCCGGTTTCGGAGAGCGATCTGGCTCGCCTCGGCCAACGGGTCGAAGAGACGCTGCGCGCGTCCGGGCAAGCCGAGATTCCGGCCGACGAGGTCGGCCTGACCATCTTGGGCCCGCTGAGCGAGCTGGATCCGGTGGCGTACCTGCGGTTCGCCAGCGTGTACAAGCACTACGACACGGTCGAAGACTTCGAGACCGAGATCGACAACCTGCGCCGGGCGGCGCTGGTCACCAACTGA
- a CDS encoding vitamin B12-dependent ribonucleotide reductase yields MTETAKAATKGGRKSPGLKISPVFTTPGVHPYDEVTWESRDVVQTNWKTGETVFEQRAVEFPDFWSVNASTIVTTKYFRGALGTAARETSLKALIDRVVTTYRKAGEDYGYFAAPEDAEVFEQELRWMLLHQYFSFNSPVWFNVGTTSPQQVSACFILSVDDSMDSILNWYKEEGFIFKGGSGAGLNLSRIRSSKELLSSGGTASGPVSFMRGADASAGTIKSGGATRRAAKMVVLDVDHPDIEEFVETKAREEDKIRALRDAGFDMDLGGKDIVSVQYQNANNSVRVSDEFMRAVVDGTEFGLRARMTGEVIETIDARQLFDKIAKAAWECADPGLQYDDTINAWHTNPESGRINASNPCSEYMSLDNSSCNLASLNLLKFLRDDDTFDVAKFVKAVELIITAMDISICFADFPTEAIGETTRNYRQLGIGYANLGALLMAVGRGYDSDGGRALAAAITSLMTGTSYRRSAELASVVGAYAGYARNASAHQRVMRKHQAANDDLRTYAPIDEQIHAAATTEWDQVVKLGAKDGFRNAQASVLAPTGTIGFMMDCDTTGIEPDFSLVKFKKLVGGGSMQIVNQTIPRALEKLGYPAETVEAIVEFISTNGHVVNAPGLKPEHYEIFDTAMGLRSIRPMGHVRMMAAVQPFLSGAISKTVNLPETATVEEIADVYLQGWQLGLKALAVYRDNCKVGQPLSDGKKPEEMAEAKAAPEVRVEYRPRRNRLPKSRVSRTTSFSVAGAEGYMTSGQYEDGKLGEVFLKLGKQGSTLAGVMDAFSIAVSIGLQYGVPLEQFAQKFTNLKFEPAGMTDDPDVRMAQSIMDYIFRRLALDYLSFDERAELGIYTASERARYVETGKYLSEEDEADLIESESLKNDAADDIQVHAEGPNQPALVEVEAHSTAEVLEKISGLSVDAPLCLTCGTKMRRSGSCYICEGCGATSGCS; encoded by the coding sequence ATGACCGAGACCGCGAAAGCCGCCACTAAGGGCGGTCGGAAGTCGCCCGGGCTGAAGATCAGCCCGGTGTTCACCACCCCCGGGGTGCACCCTTATGACGAGGTCACCTGGGAGTCGCGCGATGTCGTGCAGACCAACTGGAAGACCGGTGAGACCGTCTTCGAGCAGCGCGCGGTGGAGTTCCCCGACTTCTGGAGCGTCAACGCGTCCACCATCGTCACCACGAAGTACTTCCGCGGCGCACTGGGCACCGCGGCTCGTGAGACCAGCCTCAAGGCGCTGATCGACCGGGTGGTGACCACCTACCGCAAGGCCGGGGAGGATTACGGCTACTTCGCCGCTCCCGAGGACGCGGAGGTGTTCGAGCAGGAGCTGCGCTGGATGCTGCTGCACCAGTACTTCAGCTTCAACTCCCCGGTCTGGTTCAACGTGGGCACCACCAGCCCGCAGCAGGTCAGCGCCTGCTTCATCTTGTCGGTCGACGACTCGATGGACTCGATCCTGAACTGGTACAAGGAAGAGGGCTTCATCTTCAAGGGCGGCTCCGGTGCCGGCCTGAACCTGTCTCGGATCCGTTCCAGCAAGGAGCTGCTGTCTTCCGGCGGCACGGCCTCTGGCCCGGTTTCCTTCATGCGTGGCGCGGACGCGTCCGCAGGCACCATCAAGTCCGGCGGGGCCACCCGGCGCGCGGCGAAGATGGTCGTGCTGGACGTCGATCACCCCGACATCGAGGAGTTCGTCGAGACCAAGGCTCGCGAAGAGGACAAGATTCGCGCCCTGCGTGATGCCGGCTTCGACATGGACCTGGGCGGCAAGGACATCGTCAGCGTCCAGTATCAGAACGCCAACAACTCGGTCCGGGTCAGTGACGAGTTCATGCGTGCTGTCGTGGACGGCACCGAGTTCGGGCTGCGGGCCCGGATGACCGGCGAGGTGATCGAGACCATCGACGCTCGTCAGCTGTTCGACAAGATCGCCAAGGCGGCCTGGGAGTGCGCCGATCCGGGGCTGCAGTACGACGACACGATCAACGCCTGGCACACCAACCCGGAGTCCGGCCGGATCAACGCGTCCAACCCGTGCAGCGAGTACATGAGCCTGGACAACTCGTCCTGCAACCTGGCCAGCCTGAACCTGCTGAAGTTCCTGCGTGATGACGACACCTTCGATGTGGCCAAGTTCGTCAAGGCCGTCGAGCTGATCATCACGGCCATGGACATCTCGATCTGCTTCGCCGACTTCCCGACCGAGGCGATCGGCGAGACCACCCGCAACTACCGCCAGCTGGGCATCGGCTACGCCAACCTGGGTGCGCTGCTGATGGCAGTCGGACGGGGCTACGACTCCGACGGTGGCCGGGCCCTGGCCGCGGCGATCACCTCGCTGATGACCGGCACCTCCTACCGTCGCTCGGCCGAGCTGGCCTCGGTGGTCGGCGCCTACGCCGGCTACGCCCGCAACGCGTCCGCGCATCAGCGGGTGATGCGCAAGCACCAGGCCGCCAACGACGACCTGCGCACCTACGCCCCGATCGATGAGCAGATCCACGCCGCTGCCACCACCGAGTGGGATCAGGTGGTCAAGCTGGGCGCCAAGGATGGTTTCCGCAACGCCCAGGCCTCGGTGCTGGCCCCGACCGGCACCATCGGCTTCATGATGGACTGCGACACCACCGGAATCGAGCCGGACTTCTCGCTGGTGAAGTTCAAGAAGCTGGTCGGCGGTGGCTCCATGCAGATCGTCAACCAGACGATCCCGCGGGCGCTGGAGAAGCTCGGCTACCCGGCCGAGACCGTCGAGGCCATCGTCGAGTTCATCTCCACCAACGGCCACGTGGTCAACGCCCCGGGCCTGAAGCCGGAGCACTACGAGATCTTCGACACCGCCATGGGCCTGCGCTCGATCCGGCCGATGGGCCACGTCCGGATGATGGCTGCCGTGCAGCCGTTCCTGTCCGGTGCCATCTCCAAGACCGTCAACCTGCCCGAGACCGCCACGGTCGAAGAGATCGCCGATGTCTACCTGCAGGGCTGGCAGCTCGGCCTGAAGGCGCTGGCCGTCTACCGCGACAACTGCAAGGTCGGCCAGCCGCTGAGCGACGGCAAGAAGCCGGAGGAGATGGCCGAGGCCAAGGCCGCACCGGAAGTTCGGGTCGAGTACCGTCCCCGCCGCAACCGGCTGCCCAAGTCGCGGGTCAGCCGCACCACCTCCTTCTCGGTGGCCGGTGCCGAGGGCTACATGACCTCGGGGCAGTACGAGGACGGCAAGCTCGGTGAGGTCTTCCTGAAGCTCGGCAAGCAGGGTTCGACCCTGGCCGGCGTGATGGACGCCTTCTCGATCGCGGTCTCGATCGGCCTGCAGTACGGGGTGCCGCTGGAGCAGTTCGCCCAGAAGTTCACCAACCTGAAGTTCGAGCCGGCCGGTATGACCGACGACCCGGACGTCCGGATGGCGCAGTCGATCATGGACTACATCTTCCGCAGGCTGGCTCTGGATTACTTGTCCTTCGACGAGCGAGCCGAGCTGGGCATCTACACGGCCAGCGAGCGGGCTCGTTACGTGGAGACCGGCAAGTACCTGTCCGAAGAGGACGAGGCCGATCTGATCGAGTCCGAGTCGCTGAAGAACGATGCGGCTGACGACATCCAGGTGCACGCCGAGGGTCCGAACCAGCCGGCTCTGGTCGAGGTCGAGGCGCACTCCACCGCAGAGGTCCTGGAGAAGATCTCCGGGCTGAGCGTGGACGCCCCGCTGTGCCTCACCTGCGGCACCAAGATGCGCCGGTCCGGCTCCTGCTACATCTGCGAGGGTTGCGGCGCCACCAGCGGCTGCAGCTGA
- the lexA gene encoding transcriptional repressor LexA, giving the protein MAATPTSDRKRGRPRKEDIAAQLGTKVSQLPDGPVDAEGLTPRQRRILEVIRDELAERGYPPSIREIADRVGLASSSSAAHQLKVLQAKGFLFRDPHRPRALEVRLPSSISPGEQLRVIEPDEPAPTAPSVTAPILGRIAAGGPILAEQAVEDVFTLPKQLVGEGNLFLLEVKGDSMIEAAICDGDYVVVRQQPDATNGDIVAALLGDEATVKTFKRTPGQVWLLPHNPAYSPIDGNEASILGKVVAVLRRV; this is encoded by the coding sequence ATGGCAGCTACCCCAACCTCCGACCGCAAGCGAGGTCGGCCACGCAAAGAGGACATCGCCGCCCAGCTGGGCACCAAGGTGTCCCAGTTGCCCGACGGCCCGGTGGATGCCGAAGGGCTCACCCCCCGACAGCGGAGGATCCTGGAAGTGATCCGGGACGAGCTTGCCGAGCGTGGCTACCCGCCGAGCATTCGCGAGATCGCCGACCGGGTCGGGCTGGCCAGTTCGTCCTCGGCCGCCCACCAGTTGAAGGTGCTGCAGGCCAAGGGCTTCCTGTTCCGTGACCCGCATCGTCCGCGCGCCCTTGAGGTGCGGCTGCCGTCCTCGATCAGCCCCGGCGAGCAGTTGCGGGTCATCGAACCGGACGAGCCGGCCCCCACTGCCCCATCGGTGACCGCGCCGATCCTGGGCCGGATCGCGGCCGGCGGTCCGATCCTGGCCGAGCAGGCCGTCGAGGACGTCTTCACCCTGCCCAAGCAGCTGGTCGGCGAAGGAAACCTGTTCCTGCTCGAGGTCAAGGGCGATTCGATGATCGAGGCTGCCATCTGCGACGGCGACTACGTGGTGGTCCGCCAGCAGCCCGATGCCACCAATGGCGACATCGTTGCCGCGCTGCTCGGTGACGAGGCCACGGTGAAGACTTTCAAGCGCACTCCCGGTCAGGTGTGGCTGCTGCCCCACAACCCGGCCTACTCACCGATCGACGGCAATGAGGCGTCCATTCTGGGCAAGGTGGTTGCTGTCCTGCGGCGGGTCTAG
- a CDS encoding universal stress protein, with amino-acid sequence MTTQSPVRVLAGFDGSDDAYVALSYAIAEAKHRDADLVLAHAIDDIVLNSAWGVVFDPEEIKLNAAEMLARAVDDAVAAGLERSRVHTEVVLGNPAAGLTKLSQNAAVVVVGRRSSEQGDKPFVGSTTLGVVGASHAPVIAVSTSDDPHELRTGVIGVGVDTSARGADALRWALAEARDHGGRVVVMSVCRVPSGRWLLGGQLTVEQQDAAIEVTRQRVAELIDQLSPEFPDVPVDLEVSCGSPLDVLTVESAELDLLVLEVHASFPTYSVGGLIRGLLAHGRCPIGTITPR; translated from the coding sequence GTGACCACACAGTCCCCGGTTCGAGTGCTGGCCGGTTTCGACGGCTCCGACGACGCCTATGTGGCGCTGAGTTATGCCATCGCCGAAGCCAAGCATCGCGACGCCGACCTGGTGTTGGCTCACGCCATCGACGACATCGTCTTGAACAGCGCCTGGGGAGTGGTCTTCGATCCCGAGGAGATCAAGCTCAACGCGGCGGAGATGCTGGCCCGCGCCGTCGATGACGCCGTCGCTGCCGGGCTGGAACGCAGCCGGGTGCACACCGAAGTCGTCCTGGGTAACCCGGCGGCCGGCCTGACCAAGCTCAGCCAGAACGCCGCCGTGGTGGTCGTCGGCCGGCGTTCGAGCGAGCAGGGTGACAAGCCCTTCGTCGGCTCCACCACGCTGGGCGTGGTCGGCGCGTCCCACGCTCCGGTGATCGCGGTGTCGACCAGTGACGACCCCCATGAGCTGCGCACCGGGGTGATCGGGGTCGGAGTGGATACCTCGGCCCGCGGTGCCGACGCCCTGCGCTGGGCGCTGGCCGAAGCCAGGGATCACGGCGGACGGGTCGTGGTGATGAGCGTGTGCCGGGTTCCGTCGGGTCGATGGCTGCTCGGTGGTCAGCTGACCGTCGAGCAGCAGGACGCGGCGATCGAGGTGACCCGGCAGCGGGTTGCCGAACTGATCGACCAGCTGAGCCCGGAGTTCCCGGACGTCCCGGTGGACCTCGAGGTGTCCTGTGGCAGCCCGCTGGATGTCCTGACCGTCGAGAGCGCCGAACTGGACCTGCTGGTGCTCGAGGTGCACGCCTCG
- a CDS encoding pyridoxamine 5'-phosphate oxidase family protein encodes MDYQGHLTSLAEDECRQLLAEHCVGRVCWLDGEQLQVLPVTYALHGDQIVFTANPASALGRLSGPVEVCFEVDDIDEPTASGWSVVARGTAVGSSSGTPGGLALPRAWAPGTHEFAVVITPAGYSGRAVSGALAESR; translated from the coding sequence ATGGACTATCAAGGGCACTTGACCAGCCTGGCTGAGGACGAATGTCGCCAGCTGCTGGCCGAGCATTGCGTCGGTCGGGTGTGCTGGCTGGACGGCGAGCAGCTACAGGTGCTGCCGGTGACCTACGCCCTGCACGGCGACCAGATCGTGTTCACTGCCAACCCGGCCAGTGCGCTGGGTCGGCTGAGCGGTCCGGTGGAGGTCTGCTTCGAGGTGGACGACATCGACGAGCCGACCGCGTCCGGCTGGAGCGTGGTGGCCCGCGGCACCGCCGTGGGGTCCAGTTCCGGCACCCCGGGCGGGCTGGCTTTGCCTCGAGCCTGGGCGCCCGGTACCCATGAGTTCGCCGTGGTGATCACTCCGGCCGGATACTCCGGACGAGCGGTCTCCGGCGCCCTAGCGGAAAGCAGGTAA
- the hflX gene encoding GTPase HflX, with protein sequence MEKMIENDEWDDDLPSPDGEQLDLAARHSLRRVAGMSTQLADISEVEYRELQLERVVLVSVWTGGSQADADNAMAELKLLAETAGSEVLEGLVQRRGTPDPATFIGRGKVDELREVVIATGADTVICDGELEPAQLRNLEDRVGVKVIDRTALILDIFASHAKSAEGKAQVELAQLQYLRQRLRGWGGNLSRQVGGRAAAGAGIGGRGPGETKIETDRRRIKTRIAILKRRLRDLDEVRATKRAQRTRNQVPSVAIVGYTNAGKSSLLNRLTNAGVLVEDALFATLDPTTRRWQTSDGRVFTLTDTVGFIRHLPHDLVEAFRSTLEESVSADLLLHVVDGSDPDPFGQVAAVRTVLGEIGASGVAEQLVINKIDAATDDVLLALRGRFPDALLVSARTGEGVSELLARIEERLPRPSVEVRALVPYARGDLIDRIHNAGEFLSAEHTASGTLVVARVNADLAGELARFATDD encoded by the coding sequence ATGGAGAAGATGATCGAAAACGACGAGTGGGACGACGACCTGCCCAGTCCGGACGGCGAGCAGCTGGATCTGGCAGCTCGACACTCGCTGCGGCGGGTGGCTGGCATGTCCACTCAGCTGGCCGACATCAGCGAGGTCGAGTACCGCGAACTCCAGCTGGAGCGCGTCGTCCTGGTCAGCGTATGGACCGGCGGCAGCCAGGCTGACGCCGACAATGCCATGGCCGAACTGAAGCTACTGGCCGAGACGGCCGGTTCCGAGGTGCTCGAAGGGCTGGTCCAGCGGCGGGGGACCCCCGACCCGGCGACCTTCATCGGCCGAGGCAAGGTGGACGAGCTGCGTGAGGTGGTGATCGCCACCGGCGCCGACACGGTGATCTGTGACGGCGAGCTCGAGCCGGCCCAGTTGCGCAACCTGGAGGATCGGGTCGGGGTCAAGGTGATCGACCGCACTGCGCTGATCCTGGACATCTTCGCCTCCCACGCCAAGAGCGCCGAAGGTAAGGCACAGGTCGAACTGGCTCAGCTGCAGTATCTGCGCCAGCGGCTGCGCGGCTGGGGCGGCAACCTGTCCCGTCAGGTCGGCGGACGTGCTGCTGCCGGAGCCGGCATCGGCGGTCGTGGCCCTGGTGAGACCAAGATCGAGACCGACCGGCGGCGGATCAAGACGCGGATCGCCATCCTGAAGCGGCGGCTGCGTGACCTGGACGAGGTGCGGGCCACCAAGCGAGCCCAGCGCACCCGCAACCAGGTGCCCAGCGTGGCCATCGTCGGCTACACCAATGCCGGCAAGAGCTCCCTGCTGAACCGGCTCACCAATGCCGGAGTGCTGGTCGAGGACGCCCTGTTCGCCACCCTGGATCCGACAACGCGGCGCTGGCAGACCTCGGACGGCCGGGTATTCACCCTCACCGATACGGTCGGCTTCATCCGGCACCTTCCGCACGACCTGGTGGAGGCCTTCCGCTCGACCCTGGAGGAGTCGGTGTCCGCCGATCTGCTGCTGCACGTGGTCGACGGCTCCGATCCGGATCCGTTCGGCCAGGTGGCGGCGGTGCGGACGGTACTGGGCGAGATCGGTGCGTCCGGGGTGGCCGAACAGCTGGTGATCAACAAGATCGATGCCGCCACTGACGATGTGCTGCTGGCTCTGCGCGGCCGGTTCCCGGACGCTCTGCTGGTCTCGGCGCGCACCGGTGAAGGCGTGTCGGAGTTGCTGGCTCGGATCGAAGAGCGGTTGCCTCGCCCGTCGGTCGAGGTAAGGGCGCTGGTGCCCTATGCCCGCGGCGATCTGATCGACCGGATCCACAATGCCGGGGAGTTCCTATCGGCCGAGCACACGGCGAGCGGCACCCTGGTGGTGGCGCGGGTGAATGCCGATCTGGCCGGTGAGCTGGCTCGGTTCGCCACCGATGACTGA
- a CDS encoding DedA family protein produces MDPTKWNVPFPAIVAALFAIVVLRAGSTYLVGRLAAYGARKTRLARLLDSPAFAAASARVDRYGAPVVGLSFLTIGFQTLANLAAGATRMRWIHYLPALALGGLAWALIYATIGTVGLDLFGRLYALSPVGAISALVAVVALIAGYITWQHHRAAKA; encoded by the coding sequence GTGGACCCGACCAAGTGGAACGTCCCGTTCCCGGCGATCGTCGCCGCGCTCTTCGCCATCGTCGTCCTGCGAGCCGGAAGCACCTACCTGGTCGGACGGCTGGCCGCCTATGGTGCCCGCAAAACCCGGCTGGCCAGGCTGCTCGACTCCCCCGCCTTCGCTGCGGCAAGCGCGCGGGTGGACCGTTACGGGGCACCGGTGGTGGGCCTGTCGTTCCTCACCATCGGCTTCCAGACCCTGGCCAACCTGGCCGCCGGAGCCACCCGGATGCGCTGGATCCACTACCTGCCGGCCCTGGCTCTGGGCGGGCTGGCCTGGGCCTTGATCTACGCCACCATCGGAACCGTGGGCCTGGATCTGTTCGGCCGGCTGTACGCACTTTCTCCCGTCGGCGCCATCAGTGCGCTGGTGGCCGTGGTCGCCCTGATCGCCGGGTACATCACCTGGCAACACCACCGGGCCGCCAAGGCCTGA
- a CDS encoding ATP-dependent DNA helicase produces MTDPDLTGQILAAAVEELGGQQRPGQVEMAAEVSTTFATGEHLLVQAGTGTGKSLGYLAPAVAELAGNPQARIVIATATLALQSQLANKDIPTAVAAAQQLTGTTVSHAVLKGRSNYVCLQRVRDGSGLEQDALVADPSEASGLGAEVVALRRWAEEEAEADGLADRDDAPDHTPAAWSQVSVPVRECLGAQKCPFGEVCFVEESRRRARASQLVVTNHALLAIDAMHGGTALPEYDALVIDEAHELVARVTGAASVELGPVQVERVAKRCLPWLADQTGLEFLDAADTLQEGLDEAEVGRIPGGEPAVLAAVRSVRDAARQAVTGLAGGAAEEVERNQAQAAAQEIFDIAERMAKLSEFDVIWVSESERFGRQLNCAPLSVAGLLRDRVFADHAVVLTSATLKLGGEFRAIAASVGLDATGADYRGVDVGSPFDYRSQGILYVATRLAPPTREGIAPDALAEIAELLWAAEGRTLGLFASQRAAEAAARYCRAEVPDRLILCQGDAHLPKLTAQFVADPEASLFGTLSLWQGLDVPGDTCRLVVIDKIPFPRPDDPLMQARQQAVTQAGGNGFMAVAASHAGLLLAQGAGRLIRTLDDRGVVAVLDPRLVTARYGSFLRASLPDFWMTTDPEVAVAALRRLGAAANDA; encoded by the coding sequence ATGACTGACCCTGACCTGACCGGGCAGATTCTGGCGGCGGCCGTCGAGGAACTCGGCGGCCAGCAGCGTCCCGGCCAGGTGGAGATGGCTGCCGAGGTGAGCACCACCTTCGCCACCGGCGAGCACCTACTCGTCCAGGCGGGCACCGGAACCGGTAAGTCGCTGGGCTACCTGGCACCGGCCGTGGCCGAGCTGGCCGGCAATCCGCAGGCGCGGATCGTGATCGCCACGGCCACGCTGGCCCTGCAGAGCCAGCTGGCCAACAAGGACATTCCCACCGCGGTCGCCGCAGCCCAGCAGCTCACCGGCACCACGGTCAGTCATGCCGTGCTCAAGGGGCGCAGCAACTACGTGTGCCTGCAGCGAGTCCGGGACGGCTCGGGGCTCGAGCAGGATGCCCTGGTGGCCGACCCCAGCGAGGCGTCCGGCCTGGGCGCAGAGGTGGTGGCGCTGCGGCGCTGGGCAGAGGAAGAGGCCGAGGCCGACGGACTGGCCGATCGCGACGACGCCCCGGACCACACTCCGGCAGCCTGGAGCCAGGTGTCGGTGCCGGTCCGGGAGTGCCTGGGCGCACAGAAGTGTCCCTTCGGCGAGGTCTGCTTCGTCGAGGAGTCCCGGCGCCGAGCCCGGGCCAGCCAGCTGGTGGTGACCAACCATGCGCTGCTGGCCATCGACGCCATGCACGGCGGCACAGCATTGCCCGAGTACGACGCCCTGGTCATCGACGAGGCCCACGAACTCGTGGCCCGGGTCACCGGAGCGGCATCGGTGGAGCTCGGTCCGGTGCAGGTGGAGCGGGTCGCCAAACGCTGCCTGCCCTGGTTGGCCGACCAGACCGGGTTGGAGTTTCTGGACGCGGCCGACACCCTGCAGGAGGGCCTGGACGAGGCCGAGGTCGGCCGGATCCCCGGCGGTGAGCCGGCGGTGCTGGCCGCCGTCCGCAGCGTCCGGGACGCCGCCCGGCAGGCGGTCACCGGGCTGGCCGGCGGTGCTGCCGAGGAGGTCGAGCGCAACCAGGCCCAGGCTGCCGCCCAGGAGATCTTCGACATCGCCGAACGGATGGCCAAGCTGTCGGAGTTCGATGTGATCTGGGTCTCGGAGTCGGAGCGGTTCGGGCGGCAGCTGAACTGCGCGCCGCTGTCGGTGGCCGGCCTGCTGCGCGACCGGGTGTTCGCCGACCATGCCGTGGTGCTGACGTCGGCCACCCTGAAGCTGGGCGGCGAGTTCCGAGCCATCGCGGCCTCGGTGGGCCTGGACGCCACCGGCGCCGACTATCGCGGGGTGGATGTCGGCTCGCCGTTCGACTACCGCAGCCAAGGCATCCTCTACGTCGCCACCCGGCTGGCCCCGCCGACCCGGGAGGGGATCGCCCCCGACGCCTTGGCCGAGATCGCCGAGCTGCTGTGGGCCGCCGAAGGCAGGACTTTGGGCCTGTTCGCGTCCCAGCGGGCCGCGGAGGCTGCCGCCCGCTACTGCCGGGCCGAGGTCCCGGACCGGCTGATCCTGTGCCAGGGCGATGCGCATCTGCCGAAACTGACCGCCCAGTTCGTGGCCGATCCGGAGGCGTCGCTGTTCGGCACGCTCTCGCTGTGGCAGGGCTTGGACGTGCCCGGCGACACCTGCCGGCTGGTCGTGATCGACAAGATCCCGTTCCCACGGCCCGACGACCCGCTGATGCAGGCCCGGCAGCAGGCGGTCACCCAGGCCGGCGGCAACGGCTTCATGGCCGTGGCGGCCAGCCATGCGGGTCTGCTGCTCGCCCAGGGCGCCGGACGGCTGATCCGCACGCTCGACGACCGCGGGGTGGTGGCCGTCCTCGACCCGCGGCTGGTCACGGCTCGCTACGGCAGCTTCCTGCGGGCCTCGCTACCGGACTTCTGGATGACCACCGATCCCGAGGTGGCCGTGGCCGCCTTGCGCCGGCTGGGTGCAGCTGCGAACGACGCCTGA